In the genome of Nitrospira japonica, one region contains:
- the ligA gene encoding NAD-dependent DNA ligase LigA produces MATDDIQKRLHELREEIRRHDFLYYVKDRPEISDGAYDSLFRELSRLEQDHPDLITADSPTQRVGGAPLSELVKVRHEQPMLSLDSIVERADILAFDQRMKRELQAESVGYTAEPKFDGLSVELVYEQGAFTRGATRGDGTTGEDVTVNLRTIRSLPLQLAGKSGAPDRLVVRGEVYMRLADFQSLNRRMTERGEEAFANPRNAAAGSLRQLDSTITASRPLAVTCYEIMGQSGPPIRTHWDELDTLAQWGLPAPQLRRRCGSIDEVIAYHQETEAARDALPYEIDGIVVKVDERNSQERLGFKSRSPRWAVALKFTPRKEITVVEDIAVSVGRTGTLTPLALLRPVEVGGVTISRATLHNADEVARKDVRVGDTVKVERAGDVIPAIAERVPVPGEQRSEPFRMPDHCPICASAVAREGAYYYCTGQSVCGAQIKGAIEHFASKAALDIDGVGRKTVAQLVDQGLVRSLADLFVLTKPQLLSLDGFADRSSTLLLEAIERSKTVALDRFLMGLGIRQVGQHIARVLAKEFGSLDGVMEADAARFQQVLEIGPEISASLASYFSEPHNRAVIRDLRDRGLVIIEVRNDQTHASQTGLAGKTFVFTGGLRDFTREDAQRAVEDRGARVASSVSKKTAYVVAGEDPGSKLDQAKKLGVTVLNEREFAELLKGQA; encoded by the coding sequence ATGGCCACCGACGATATCCAGAAGCGACTGCATGAGTTGCGGGAGGAAATCCGCCGCCACGATTTCCTCTACTACGTCAAGGATCGCCCGGAGATTTCCGACGGAGCCTATGACAGCCTGTTCAGGGAATTGAGCCGGCTGGAGCAGGACCATCCGGATCTGATCACGGCCGATTCCCCCACCCAGCGCGTCGGAGGTGCTCCCCTCAGTGAACTAGTAAAAGTTCGGCACGAACAGCCCATGTTAAGCCTCGATTCGATCGTAGAACGGGCGGACATTCTGGCATTCGACCAACGTATGAAACGGGAGTTGCAGGCGGAGTCGGTCGGCTACACGGCAGAGCCGAAATTCGACGGGCTATCGGTTGAATTGGTCTATGAACAAGGGGCGTTTACTCGCGGGGCAACCAGGGGTGACGGTACGACCGGGGAGGACGTGACCGTCAATTTGCGCACCATCCGTTCCCTACCGCTGCAGCTGGCAGGGAAGTCCGGTGCACCGGACCGCTTGGTCGTCCGGGGCGAAGTCTACATGCGGTTGGCCGATTTCCAATCGTTGAACCGGCGGATGACGGAACGGGGCGAAGAAGCCTTCGCAAACCCGCGTAACGCAGCGGCGGGATCGCTCCGGCAATTGGATTCGACGATCACCGCGTCCCGGCCATTGGCGGTAACCTGCTATGAAATCATGGGGCAATCGGGACCACCGATCAGAACCCACTGGGACGAGTTGGACACATTGGCGCAATGGGGGTTACCGGCTCCGCAACTACGCCGACGTTGCGGGTCGATCGACGAGGTGATCGCCTATCATCAAGAAACGGAAGCAGCCCGGGATGCCCTCCCCTACGAGATCGACGGGATCGTCGTCAAGGTGGACGAGCGGAACAGCCAGGAACGTCTTGGCTTCAAGTCGCGGAGCCCTCGTTGGGCCGTCGCGCTCAAGTTTACGCCCCGAAAGGAGATCACGGTGGTCGAAGACATCGCGGTCTCCGTGGGCCGAACCGGCACGTTGACTCCTCTGGCATTGCTTCGGCCGGTCGAGGTCGGTGGCGTCACGATCAGTCGTGCGACCCTGCACAACGCCGACGAAGTGGCGAGGAAAGACGTGCGCGTGGGCGATACGGTCAAGGTCGAGCGGGCCGGAGACGTCATTCCCGCCATTGCCGAACGGGTGCCCGTTCCGGGGGAGCAGCGTTCCGAGCCGTTCCGTATGCCGGATCATTGCCCGATCTGCGCGTCGGCCGTGGCGCGGGAAGGGGCCTACTATTATTGTACGGGCCAATCGGTCTGTGGGGCGCAGATCAAGGGAGCCATCGAACATTTCGCCTCCAAGGCGGCGTTGGATATCGACGGCGTGGGCCGGAAAACCGTCGCGCAACTCGTGGATCAAGGATTGGTGCGGTCCTTGGCGGATCTCTTCGTCTTGACCAAGCCTCAATTACTGTCGCTGGACGGGTTTGCCGACCGTTCATCCACGCTGCTTCTGGAAGCGATCGAGCGGAGCAAGACGGTCGCGCTCGATCGGTTTCTGATGGGACTCGGCATCCGTCAAGTCGGTCAGCATATCGCTCGCGTGCTGGCCAAAGAGTTCGGATCCCTGGACGGCGTCATGGAGGCCGATGCAGCCAGGTTCCAGCAAGTGCTCGAAATCGGTCCTGAGATTTCGGCCAGTCTCGCCTCCTACTTTTCCGAACCACACAACCGCGCCGTCATCCGCGATTTGCGCGACCGGGGGCTCGTGATTATCGAGGTGCGGAATGATCAGACTCATGCCAGCCAAACCGGTCTGGCTGGGAAGACATTCGTCTTCACCGGAGGACTCCGGGACTTTACACGGGAAGACGCCCAACGCGCGGTTGAAGACCGGGGCGCGCGGGTCGCGTCGAGCGTGAGCAAGAAGACGGCGTACGTCGTCGCGGGAGAGGATCCTGGATCCAAGCTGGACCAGGCGAAAAAGTTGGGGGTAACGGTCTTGAACGAGCGGGAGTTCGCCGAGTTGTTGAAGGGACAGGCCTAA